In one Nostoc sp. MS1 genomic region, the following are encoded:
- a CDS encoding helix-turn-helix domain-containing protein: MNYSELFTLFLMDYDVIDCRKYNLLPMTTAPKSRSVRATLQGLNKVRTRMAELEKPGNQDKKGWTQTDLAEKSGVSIATVKRFLKGESIDRHCVIWITGALNLDPLEVVDPKEWNQDTGNLDIDWCEVCHTMLDNQQEQQRIRRKASEMGLR, from the coding sequence GTGAACTATTCTGAACTGTTTACTTTATTTTTAATGGACTATGATGTGATTGATTGTCGCAAATATAACCTGTTACCAATGACTACAGCACCTAAATCTCGTAGTGTTCGAGCCACTTTACAAGGATTAAATAAAGTTAGAACAAGAATGGCTGAACTAGAAAAGCCTGGAAATCAGGATAAAAAGGGCTGGACACAAACAGACCTAGCAGAGAAGTCTGGTGTAAGTATTGCTACAGTAAAACGCTTCCTTAAAGGAGAGTCAATTGATAGACATTGTGTTATTTGGATTACTGGTGCTTTGAATTTAGATCCTTTAGAAGTTGTTGACCCGAAGGAATGGAATCAAGATACTGGAAATTTAGACATTGACTGGTGCGAAGTTTGTCACACGATGCTAGACAACCAGCAAGAACAGCAACGCATCAGACGCAAAGCTTCGGAAATGGGATTGAGGTAA
- a CDS encoding ATP-binding cassette domain-containing protein, with the protein MPLGLVERKQQQRRDENVDREQVYQLEKEVIAKTYKHSDFLEQVINQRSGGKNKHVAIVGEPGAGKTTLLSAIASHIKDNNQHLSIFISLGSLHGMTLEDYLLKNGFQMQ; encoded by the coding sequence GTGCCACTGGGTTTGGTGGAACGTAAACAGCAACAACGACGAGATGAGAATGTTGACAGAGAGCAGGTTTATCAGCTGGAAAAGGAAGTTATCGCCAAAACCTATAAGCATAGTGATTTTCTCGAACAAGTAATCAATCAACGTTCTGGAGGTAAAAACAAGCACGTTGCTATCGTTGGAGAACCGGGAGCAGGTAAGACTACTTTATTGAGTGCCATCGCTTCACACATTAAAGATAATAACCAACACCTATCTATCTTTATATCTCTCGGTAGCTTGCACGGAATGACATTAGAGGATTATTTACTCAAAAATGGCTTCCAGATGCAATGA